In one Platichthys flesus chromosome 3, fPlaFle2.1, whole genome shotgun sequence genomic region, the following are encoded:
- the enkd1 gene encoding enkurin domain-containing protein 1, with protein sequence MCEGPSSISGPIPPDPSLFPQYYNKQPASARGRLEGNHNVMLGLLSGPLAPDPGLYPGYYSARTPAHPSRIGPNAAHIMERGRRGVIGELLKLDGVSITPVPKQRQRIHDFSKENVRRLREIQRRCKEQEAERAQSRPVPVKALWTSSKYETVPSRLMVQLQVSSPSVKPQCQNFLKAHSNGGSTTPTRPRSKTSPVALHRPASCNSARDLDLQLQVQGQNIDFIKHNARAAGKAVMRRSQSLTNLRDKPVPSAVKGQVPQYLEERKEQWRKEEKERRRNAPDPSAPAGHTLMPESERQETLKSLKESHCSLVTELLSLPLKADHLSLRSRRTQLDCRLSEIEEAIKIFSRDKVYIKIDS encoded by the exons ATGTGTGAGGGGCCATCATCGATATCTGGGCCAATCCCCCCGGatccttcactgtttcctcagTACTACAACAAACAGCCTGCTTCAG CTCGTGGACGTTTAGAGGGGAACCATAATGTTATGTTGGGCCTGCTCTCAGGGCCCCTTGCTCCAGACCCTGGGTTGTACCCTGGCTACTACAGTGCTCGTACCCCAGCACATCCGTCCCGTATCGGCCCTAATGCCGCCCATATTATGGAGCGAGGACGGAGAGGAGTAATAGGGGAGCTCCTCAAACTAGACGGTGTTTCCATTACCCCTGTTCCCAAACAGA GACAGCGAATTCATGACTTCAGTAAAGAGAATGTACGTCGTCTCCGGGAGATCCAGAGACGCTGCAAAGAGCAGGAGGCCGAGAGAGCACAGTCTCGTCCGGTTCCGGTCAAAGCTCTCTGGACCTCCTCCAAGTATGAGACTGTCCCATCCAGGCTCATGGTCCAGCTACAG GTTTCCAGTCCATCGGTCAAACCACAGTGTCAGAACTTTCTGAAGGCCCACTCTAACGGGGGATCTACTACCCCAACAAGACCACGCTCCAAAACCTCTCCTGTAGCTTTGCACCGCCCTGCCTCCTGTAACTCTGCACGTGACCTGGATTTACAA TTACAGGTGCAAGGTCAGAACATTGACTTCATTAAACATAACGCCCGAGCGGCAGGAAAAGCTGTGATGCGTCGGTCCCAGTCACTGACCAACCTGAGAGACAAGCCTGTGCCCAGTGCAGTCAAGGGACAGGTGCCTCAGTA TCTTGAAGAAAGGAAGGAGCAATGGCgtaaagaggagaaggagaggaggaggaacgcaCCTGATCCCTCAGCCCCAGCAGGTCACACCCTGATGCCTGAGAGTGAGCGACAGGAGACGCTGAAGTCCCTCAAAGAGT CCCATTGCTCCCTGGTGACTGAGCTGCTGTCACTTCCGCTCAAAGCTGACCATCTGAGTCTTCGCTCGAGAAGGACCCAGCTTGATTGTCGGCTTTCTGAAATCGAGGAGGCCATTAAGATATTCTCAAGGGACAAAGTTTACATAAAAATAGATTCCTAA